Proteins from one Thaumasiovibrio subtropicus genomic window:
- the mrcB gene encoding penicillin-binding protein 1B — MAERKSPAKKRTSAKTKTTTRKRRATKKRTVKTKPSRRWGRWLFGFTVKLSLLAIAVLVVVGIYLDGVIRDRFEGQLWHLPSVVYGRVLTLQPGQSISHAAVLKELEVLRYQKVATPRRPGEYSASSTRIEMIRRPFEFVEGFDPERHIMLTFNDSGLQKIERVGQGGQLGFINIEPKMLGMLESRSEEQRLFVPREQLPEVLIDALLVTEDRDFYHHDGVSPLAIVRAMLVNVQAGRTVQGGSTLTQQLAKNMFLSRERTLWRKLREAYIAIILDYRYSKDSILEAYMNEVYLGQSGADAIHGFGLGARLYFDRPLEELRVDQLAMLVAVVKGPSYYNPWRNPERVTQRRDLVLKLLLENGNLTAGEYEQAVSRGLDVQSQARIASRQPAYFQQLRREINTHVGDNFEPGIGLRVFSTLDPLSQQSAEQAVRQMVPNLGKNLETAMVVADRRSGEIRAMIGGVNPGYAGFNRALDARRPIGSLVKPAVYLSALADPSRYHLGTTLDDKPIQLKGSQGSVWQPRNYDRKFSGEVPLYQALARSLNVPTVNLGMAVGLEQVKQTMTELGAPAAEIPTVPAMLLGSVSLTPYETTQMFQTIGSGGQRAPLTALRAVSDIEGNVLYQFWPRASQQVPEQAAWLTTFAMKHAVVSGTGRRLHSQYAWAALAGKTGTTDNNRDSWFVGIDGREVATVWIGKDDNSDTGLTGSSGALRLYQSYLERRVPERLQLSWPAQLSTAKYTKQQSGRLKLDCRGKMELPVWDKDGELKDACNDPLGGFIQRLFN, encoded by the coding sequence ATGGCCGAAAGAAAATCGCCCGCAAAAAAAAGAACAAGCGCGAAAACCAAAACGACAACCAGAAAACGCCGCGCAACGAAAAAACGCACAGTTAAAACAAAGCCGTCGCGCCGCTGGGGGCGTTGGCTATTCGGATTCACCGTGAAGCTGAGCTTACTGGCAATTGCTGTGTTGGTTGTGGTGGGTATCTATCTTGATGGTGTGATTCGTGATCGGTTTGAAGGCCAACTGTGGCATCTCCCCTCTGTGGTTTATGGTCGTGTGTTAACGCTTCAGCCGGGCCAGAGTATTTCCCACGCGGCAGTGCTCAAAGAACTAGAGGTACTGCGCTATCAGAAAGTGGCGACGCCGCGCCGTCCGGGCGAATACTCTGCGTCATCGACTCGCATTGAAATGATCCGTCGACCCTTTGAGTTTGTGGAAGGCTTTGACCCTGAGCGTCATATCATGTTGACGTTCAATGATAGCGGTCTTCAAAAAATAGAGCGTGTCGGGCAGGGTGGGCAGCTGGGTTTCATTAATATCGAACCAAAAATGCTGGGTATGCTGGAGTCACGTAGTGAAGAGCAGCGTTTGTTTGTCCCAAGAGAACAATTGCCTGAAGTGCTGATTGACGCGCTGCTGGTTACTGAAGATAGAGACTTTTACCATCACGATGGTGTTTCCCCGCTCGCCATTGTTCGTGCGATGTTGGTGAATGTGCAAGCAGGCCGCACAGTGCAAGGGGGAAGTACCCTGACTCAACAGTTGGCCAAAAATATGTTCTTGAGTCGTGAGCGGACGTTATGGCGCAAGCTGCGCGAAGCGTACATTGCGATCATTCTCGACTATCGCTACAGCAAAGACAGTATTCTTGAAGCCTACATGAATGAAGTTTACCTAGGGCAGAGTGGGGCAGACGCGATTCATGGTTTTGGGCTTGGGGCGCGTCTCTATTTTGACCGTCCATTAGAAGAGCTGCGTGTTGATCAACTGGCGATGTTAGTCGCGGTTGTCAAAGGGCCTTCTTACTACAACCCTTGGCGGAACCCAGAGCGTGTTACTCAACGTCGGGATTTAGTGCTTAAGCTGCTGTTGGAGAATGGCAATTTAACCGCGGGTGAGTATGAGCAAGCGGTGTCTCGTGGTTTGGATGTGCAATCTCAGGCGCGCATCGCGTCGCGTCAGCCAGCTTATTTCCAACAACTGCGTCGCGAGATCAATACGCATGTGGGGGATAACTTTGAACCCGGCATTGGCTTACGCGTGTTTAGTACCTTAGATCCGTTGTCACAACAATCTGCAGAGCAAGCCGTTCGGCAGATGGTGCCAAACTTGGGGAAAAACCTGGAAACCGCGATGGTCGTGGCGGATCGCCGTTCAGGTGAAATTCGCGCGATGATCGGGGGGGTAAACCCAGGTTATGCGGGCTTCAATCGTGCGCTAGACGCTCGTCGTCCAATAGGATCTTTGGTGAAACCTGCGGTCTACCTTAGTGCGCTTGCCGATCCAAGTCGTTATCATCTCGGCACAACGCTAGACGATAAACCGATTCAGTTAAAGGGAAGCCAAGGCTCTGTTTGGCAACCCCGTAATTACGATCGTAAGTTTAGCGGTGAGGTGCCCTTGTATCAGGCGTTAGCGCGCTCACTAAACGTACCAACGGTCAACTTAGGGATGGCTGTTGGGTTGGAGCAAGTGAAGCAGACGATGACAGAGCTCGGCGCACCCGCCGCTGAGATCCCGACGGTGCCGGCGATGTTGCTCGGCAGTGTTAGCTTAACGCCGTATGAAACCACTCAGATGTTCCAAACCATCGGAAGCGGTGGCCAGCGAGCCCCCTTAACCGCGTTGAGAGCGGTGTCGGACATAGAAGGGAATGTACTTTATCAGTTCTGGCCAAGAGCCTCACAGCAAGTACCTGAGCAGGCAGCATGGTTGACGACGTTTGCGATGAAGCACGCTGTTGTGAGTGGTACAGGACGGCGCCTACATAGCCAATACGCATGGGCAGCCTTGGCTGGCAAAACCGGGACCACAGATAACAACAGAGACAGTTGGTTTGTGGGCATTGATGGGCGTGAAGTTGCCACGGTATGGATAGGTAAAGATGATAACAGCGATACTGGACTGACTGGTTCGAGCGGTGCTTTGCGTTTATACCAGAGCTATCTAGAACGTCGAGTGCCTGAACGTCTTCAGCTCAGTTGGCCAGCTCAGTTGAGTACGGCTAAGTATACAAAACAGCAGTCAGGTCGCCTCAAGTTGGACTGCCGTGGCAAGATGGAACTGCCTGTGTGGGATAAAGACGGTGAGCTCAAAGACGCTTGCAATGACCCATTGGGAGGGTTTATTCAGCGATTGTTTAATTGA
- the sfsA gene encoding DNA/RNA nuclease SfsA gives MKFNAPLQSATLLKRYKRFLTDIELDDGTTRTIHCANTGAMTGCAEPGNQVWYSTSDNPKRKYPNSWEISVTQAGHWICVNTARANTVVAEAIADGKVSELSHYATIKTEVRYGQENSRIDILLESTDNLKCYVEVKSVTLLEGNQGYFPDAVTQRGQKHLRELMEMAQQGHRAIIFFAVLHSGIEKVSPAHHIDPAYANLLEQAEKAGVEILCYNADITPEGISLCKRINFHH, from the coding sequence ATGAAATTTAACGCGCCACTGCAATCCGCAACCTTACTCAAGCGCTACAAACGCTTTCTCACCGATATTGAACTCGATGATGGCACCACACGTACTATCCATTGTGCTAACACAGGTGCGATGACAGGTTGTGCCGAACCCGGCAACCAAGTCTGGTACTCCACCTCTGACAACCCAAAACGAAAGTACCCAAACAGTTGGGAAATTTCAGTGACACAAGCAGGGCACTGGATTTGTGTCAATACAGCCCGCGCCAATACCGTGGTTGCGGAAGCGATTGCAGACGGCAAAGTTAGCGAACTGTCACACTATGCAACAATAAAAACAGAAGTTCGCTACGGCCAAGAAAACAGCCGTATCGATATTCTGCTAGAATCAACCGATAACTTGAAATGCTATGTCGAAGTCAAAAGCGTGACTTTGCTTGAAGGCAACCAAGGCTATTTCCCAGATGCGGTGACGCAACGTGGCCAAAAGCACCTCAGGGAATTGATGGAAATGGCGCAACAAGGACACAGAGCGATAATTTTTTTCGCTGTTTTGCATTCAGGCATTGAAAAAGTGTCACCGGCACACCATATAGACCCGGCATACGCAAATTTACTTGAACAAGCGGAAAAAGCTGGCGTAGAAATACTGTGCTACAACGCCGATATCACCCCCGAGGGGATTAGCCTGTGCAAGCGCATAAATTTTCATCACTAA
- the hrpB gene encoding ATP-dependent helicase HrpB gives MSQPALPIDEVLPVLLSSLQQQTQVILKAPPGAGKSTRFPQHLMAQFSPENRIILLEPRRLAARNIARFLSSQLGEKVGETVGLRVRGETLTSAKTKLEVVTEGVLTRMVQSEPELDGVGCIIFDEFHERSLHADTALALCLDVQAALREDLRLVVMSATLDDSALRALMPEAVYVVSEGRSFPVEMRYQPIESGVNPNAAIANAVCALLSSETGSMLVFLPGVGEIKQLHERLMDCVSDDVDICPLYGQLEATAQQAAIMPASRGRRKVVLATNIAETSLTIEGVRLVVDSGLERTSHWDPKAALNRLDVSRIAQSSAEQRAGRAGRLEAGICVRLYSESSLQSQPPQPIPEILRSDLTPLAMELLQWGCVNGESLHWLDAPPRGNLSQAQAWLQWAGISKDNGQLSTLGQKVVTVGGEPRHGLMMVYAQQWGDAAMRCAAYLLALLETPLRGQTGADLVRQIVQLADKPQGHRRHWQRAKQWAGKMGIQLGREIESQWVGLLLAAGYPDRIGQSRGQGGRFALSGGQGAVVDESDPLALHGAIVVADMMRTRQGDAKVFSGAEIDLTLVAERLPHLIIEREWCDWDDKRGKLIAEKQTCCGKLVISKKALPSPTAEQSSLAILHAIQRKGLASLPWDKRTECLVRRARYAAQLQSAQAINLAIALPDLSDNALLAAADMWLLPFLQGVTQWQAVQSIDLYSALEAHLGWDTVKSLNQLLPTHYAVPTGSNVRLRYSETSAPVLSVRMQEMYGEAATPMIADGQIALVVELLSPAQRPLQVTQDLAAFWRGSYKDVQKEMKGRYPKHIWPDDPATHVATTKTKRHFSSK, from the coding sequence ATGTCCCAGCCGGCACTGCCCATTGACGAAGTACTGCCAGTACTCCTCTCATCTCTTCAACAACAGACGCAAGTGATTCTCAAAGCCCCACCAGGGGCCGGTAAATCAACCCGCTTTCCGCAGCATTTAATGGCACAGTTTTCCCCAGAGAATCGCATTATATTGCTGGAACCTCGTCGATTGGCTGCCCGCAACATTGCCCGGTTTCTCTCGAGTCAGTTGGGTGAAAAGGTAGGCGAGACCGTCGGTCTTCGTGTGCGTGGCGAGACGCTCACTAGCGCAAAAACCAAGCTAGAGGTTGTGACAGAAGGTGTCTTGACCCGCATGGTACAGAGTGAGCCTGAACTCGATGGGGTGGGTTGCATCATTTTTGATGAGTTTCATGAACGTAGTCTGCATGCCGATACGGCACTGGCGCTTTGCCTTGATGTTCAAGCCGCACTGCGTGAAGACCTGCGTCTTGTCGTGATGTCTGCCACCTTAGATGACTCCGCACTTCGGGCGTTAATGCCTGAGGCTGTTTATGTCGTGTCAGAAGGGCGGAGTTTTCCTGTGGAAATGCGCTATCAACCTATCGAGAGTGGCGTTAACCCAAACGCAGCGATAGCAAATGCGGTGTGCGCTTTGCTCAGCAGTGAAACGGGCTCAATGCTGGTTTTTTTACCTGGCGTTGGTGAAATAAAGCAGTTGCATGAGAGGTTGATGGATTGCGTGAGTGATGATGTTGATATCTGTCCACTCTATGGCCAGCTAGAGGCAACGGCGCAACAAGCGGCGATCATGCCCGCGTCACGCGGCCGGCGTAAAGTCGTATTGGCGACAAATATTGCCGAAACCAGTTTGACGATTGAGGGCGTACGGTTAGTTGTTGATAGCGGGTTAGAGCGCACATCACATTGGGATCCTAAGGCCGCGCTTAATCGACTAGACGTCAGCAGAATTGCGCAGTCTTCAGCAGAGCAACGCGCAGGGCGTGCAGGGCGATTAGAAGCGGGTATCTGTGTGCGTTTATACAGTGAATCTAGCTTGCAAAGCCAGCCGCCTCAGCCCATCCCTGAGATTCTTCGCAGTGATTTAACCCCACTTGCGATGGAGTTACTGCAATGGGGATGCGTTAACGGAGAGAGTTTACATTGGCTTGATGCGCCGCCAAGAGGCAACCTCAGTCAAGCGCAGGCTTGGTTGCAATGGGCGGGGATCTCGAAGGATAACGGACAACTGTCGACATTAGGGCAAAAGGTCGTGACGGTTGGAGGTGAGCCTCGCCATGGTCTTATGATGGTTTATGCACAGCAGTGGGGTGACGCAGCGATGCGTTGTGCCGCATACCTTTTGGCGCTGTTGGAAACCCCATTACGAGGGCAAACAGGCGCAGATTTGGTTCGTCAAATCGTTCAGCTCGCAGACAAGCCGCAAGGTCACCGTCGTCACTGGCAAAGAGCGAAGCAGTGGGCGGGGAAAATGGGTATCCAACTCGGCCGAGAGATTGAATCTCAATGGGTCGGCCTGTTATTGGCGGCTGGGTATCCGGATCGTATTGGACAGTCTCGCGGCCAGGGGGGGCGATTCGCACTTTCCGGAGGGCAGGGGGCCGTTGTTGATGAAAGCGATCCGTTAGCCTTGCATGGAGCGATTGTCGTTGCTGATATGATGCGTACTCGACAGGGTGATGCCAAAGTGTTTAGCGGTGCTGAAATCGATCTTACGCTTGTCGCTGAGCGGTTACCTCATTTAATTATCGAGCGCGAGTGGTGTGATTGGGATGACAAGCGTGGAAAGCTGATTGCGGAGAAGCAGACTTGCTGCGGTAAGCTAGTCATATCCAAAAAAGCACTGCCATCGCCGACGGCAGAGCAGTCGAGCTTAGCGATTTTGCATGCGATTCAGCGCAAAGGCTTAGCGTCATTACCGTGGGACAAGCGCACCGAGTGCTTAGTGCGACGCGCGCGTTATGCGGCGCAGCTGCAATCTGCGCAGGCCATCAACCTTGCCATAGCGCTGCCGGATTTGAGTGATAACGCGTTACTTGCCGCTGCAGACATGTGGTTGCTGCCTTTCTTGCAAGGTGTCACCCAATGGCAAGCCGTGCAGAGCATTGACCTTTACAGTGCCCTAGAAGCGCATCTGGGCTGGGATACGGTGAAGTCTTTGAATCAGTTACTGCCAACACACTATGCCGTGCCGACAGGCTCCAACGTTCGGTTACGTTATTCAGAGACTAGTGCGCCAGTTTTGTCTGTCAGAATGCAAGAGATGTACGGTGAAGCGGCCACGCCCATGATCGCAGATGGACAGATTGCGCTGGTGGTTGAACTACTGTCGCCAGCACAGCGACCTTTGCAAGTCACCCAGGATCTTGCTGCATTTTGGCGAGGTAGTTATAAAGACGTGCAGAAAGAGATGAAAGGCCGTTACCCAAAACATATTTGGCCTGATGACCCAGCGACACATGTCGCAACGACGAAAACGAAGCGCCACTTTAGTAGTAAGTAA
- the dksA gene encoding RNA polymerase-binding protein DksA, which yields MPESNAKKSLGILAIAGVNPYQEKPGEEYMNEDQLAHFTKILEAWRNQLREEVDRTVHHMQDEAANFPDPVDRAAQEEEFSLELRNRDRERKLIKKIEKTLQKIEDDDFGFCESCGIEIGVRRLEARPTADLCIDCKTLAEIKEKQMAG from the coding sequence ATGCCAGAGAGCAACGCTAAGAAATCGCTAGGAATCCTGGCTATTGCTGGGGTGAATCCTTACCAGGAAAAACCAGGTGAGGAGTATATGAATGAGGACCAACTGGCGCACTTCACAAAGATCCTCGAAGCATGGCGTAACCAGCTTCGTGAAGAAGTTGATCGTACTGTTCACCACATGCAGGACGAAGCAGCCAATTTCCCTGATCCTGTAGACCGAGCTGCGCAAGAGGAAGAATTCAGTTTAGAGCTTCGCAACCGTGACCGCGAACGTAAACTGATCAAAAAGATCGAGAAGACCCTTCAAAAAATTGAAGATGACGACTTCGGCTTTTGTGAATCTTGCGGCATTGAAATCGGTGTTCGTCGCCTTGAAGCGCGTCCAACTGCAGATCTCTGCATCGACTGTAAAACGTTGGCAGAAATCAAAGAGAAGCAGATGGCAGGTTAA
- the gluQRS gene encoding tRNA glutamyl-Q(34) synthetase GluQRS, translating into MTLSQSYIGRFAPSPSGPLHFGSLLAALGSYLQAKAQNGQWLVRIEDLDPPREMPGASADILRTLEAYGLHWDGEIIYQSQRHGAYQAQIETWLKEGIAYACQCSRKQIKEVGGYYPGTCRDRHLPQGDTAIRLHQQHVITSFEDQRYGTMTIPEKLAQEDFIIRRRDGLYAYNLAVVLDDIAQGVTEVVRGADLIEPTGRQISLYRLLGVPEVKYLHLPLAVTQEGYKLSKQNQAPAIDRQQPIPALRAAMGYLGLPVHEAPETTSPETLLAWGVERWHSDVLPNRLEITYPE; encoded by the coding sequence ATGACATTATCTCAATCTTACATTGGCCGATTCGCCCCTTCACCTTCAGGCCCACTCCATTTTGGCTCTCTTCTCGCAGCCTTAGGCAGCTATCTGCAAGCAAAAGCGCAAAATGGTCAGTGGTTAGTGCGTATTGAAGATCTCGATCCGCCACGAGAAATGCCCGGCGCATCTGCCGATATACTCCGTACACTTGAGGCTTACGGGTTGCACTGGGATGGCGAGATCATCTATCAAAGCCAACGTCATGGCGCTTATCAGGCGCAGATAGAGACATGGTTAAAAGAGGGTATCGCCTACGCTTGCCAATGTTCCAGAAAGCAGATCAAAGAAGTGGGTGGCTACTATCCAGGGACATGTCGAGATCGTCATTTGCCACAAGGCGATACGGCAATCCGTTTGCATCAACAACATGTGATCACCTCTTTTGAAGATCAACGTTATGGCACAATGACAATCCCAGAGAAGCTAGCGCAAGAGGACTTTATTATTCGCCGCCGAGATGGCCTATACGCGTATAACCTCGCGGTAGTGCTCGATGACATTGCGCAAGGGGTAACGGAAGTCGTGCGCGGTGCTGATCTTATCGAGCCAACAGGCCGCCAAATAAGCCTCTACCGCTTACTCGGTGTGCCAGAAGTGAAATACCTGCATCTTCCACTGGCTGTCACACAGGAAGGGTATAAACTATCAAAGCAGAATCAAGCACCTGCTATCGACAGGCAACAGCCGATTCCTGCTCTTCGCGCGGCGATGGGTTACCTTGGACTACCCGTTCATGAAGCACCAGAAACAACATCGCCAGAAACGCTACTCGCATGGGGAGTCGAACGTTGGCACAGTGATGTTTTACCTAACAGACTAGAAATAACTTACCCCGAATAA